The genomic segment CAGCTCGGGCGCGGACAGCATGGCGCAGTCGATGATGCCTTGATCCAGCGCTTCATAGGCTTCGGAAACGGGCAGACGCACGCCTTGGGCACCGAAAGCTTCGGCGAAACGTACGAAACCGGCACCACCGGCACGCAGACGCAGACCGTTCAGATCCTCGACGGAGGTGACTTTGACGTCCTTGCACAGCAGGTTGTACAGCGGGGTCACGCCGCCGCCGGTATAGACCTGATTTTGCGCGCTATATTCTTCCAGACACTCGGGGCATTTGGTGAAGGTGTATTCGACCATCGCGCCGGTGAAGGCCAGCGGCTCTTTGCCTGTGGGTTCTTCCACAAGGTTCACCAGCAGGTTCATCTCGTGCAGGAAGAGGTTGGTCGAATATTCCGCCGGATAGTAGGGCGGCAGCACAAAGCCGACATCCGCCAGACCGTCGCGCACACCGGGCGAGGTTTCAGGCAGGCTCAGCAGGGACATCGCGAAACCGGTTACGTCGACTTCACCGTCAGAGCGTTCGGCCACGGCTTCGGCGTAGGCGTCAACCGCCAGACCGATGGCAGAGTTATTCGGATAGCCGTAGGCAAAGTTCAGACGCTCTTTCGCGCTGGCCTGACCGGCGATGGCAACAGCAGCGACCAATGCGGTGACTGCGACGGATGATTTATAAGTCATGTATGTCCTCCCAAACATATATTTCGGGTCACGCAACCGCGCAAAACGCGTGGTTGCCCCTTGATTTTCGGTACTCGGCACACCGTCCATTCCCACGGTCTGATGTGTTGAGCCTGTGTTTTGACGGTCCAACATTCCGAGTAGTATGTTACTCTCGTAACAGGGCGCGCAGGTGTCAATAGCTGTCGGTGATGTAAGTGCGCTAACGGATAATTACGGGGGGTCCGCTGACGCAACGGCTTGTCACAACCGTTTTTTTCGGCTCAGTATTCACGCTACACGGGCAAAACCCCCCGTTCTTTACTGCGCACCCGCTGTCAAAGGCTGAACCGAATGGACGAACACATCGATGACGACACGCTGACGGACGCCACCGAGGGGGCCGCGCCCAAGCATGACAGCCGCCGCGAGATCATCGAGGCGGCGGCGCAGTGCTTTATGCTCAAGGGGCTCGACAAGGCGACGATGGACGATATCGCCGATGTTCTGGGTGCGACCAAGGGGCGGGTGTACCACCATTTCCGGTCCAAGAACGCGATCTATTTCGCGGTGTACCGACAGGCGATGCAATATTGTTTTGACGCGGTTACCCCGCTGATATCATTGAATACTTCCAACATCAGCAAGCTTGAATTGATGGCCCATGCCCATGCGCGTGTGATGATGGATACGCTGCCCTATCAGCGCAGTATCCGCTTGGGCGTAGAGGTCTATTTGCGCGGCTCCACCACCGAAGCCGAGCGCGCCGTGCTGCGCGAGCTGATTACCCTGCGCAACGACTATGAAAATCTCTACCGCGAGGTGCTGCGCGCGGGTGTGGCGCAGGGGGAGTTGGACGTGCCAAACATCGAAATCGCCAGCCGTGCGTTGATGGGTGCATTGAACGGGCTGGTTGACTGGTACCGTATCCGGCCCGATCAATCCGAGGCGGAGCGCGACGCGCTGGCCCGTGCCTTGGCGCATGCCGTGGTGCATGGCACCACGGCATAATCCGTTTTCCTAGGCCGGTTTGGCCGCCGCATCCGCGCGGCGCTCTTTCGCGAGATAGGTGTGATATAGCGCCGGCACACCGATCAGCGTCAGAACAGAGGCAAAGCCCAAACCGCCCATAATCGTCACCGCCATCGCGGCAAAGAACGAATCGGCCAGCAGCGGCACCATCCCGAGGATCGTCGTGACCGCCGCCAGAACCACAGGGCGCAAACGGCTGACACTGGCGGTGACAATGGCGTCGTGCTGGTTCAGGCCGTTTTCTTTCTGCACGTCGATCTCTTCGACCAGAACAATGGCGTTCTTGATCAACATCCCCGACAGCGACAGCAGCCCCAGCAGCGCGGTAAAGCTGAACGCCAACCCCGAGAACAACAGCCCCAGTGCCGCCCCGTTGATCGCCATGGGCACGATGGTCCAGATCACCGCGGTCTGACGCAGTTTGCCGAACAGCAGGATGGTGATCAGCAACATGGTCCCGAAGCTCAGCGGCATCTGCTTGCCAAGCGAGGCCTGCGCGTCGCCCGCGTTCTCGAACTCTCCGCCCCATTCAAGGGTATAGCCGACCGGCAGCTCGATCTCTTCGATCAGCGGGCGGATCTGCGGGAAGACGGTGGGCGGGGTGACGCCTTCGATGACGTTGGCCTGTACCGTGATCGTCTGCACGCGGTTGCGCCGTTCGATCACCGCGTTTTCGGCGGTGACCTTGAACCCGTCGATCACCTGGCTCAGCGGCAGGTAGTCCCCAAGCGCGGCGGAATAGACGATCTGGTCGGGCAGCTGCCCGTTGCTCGCGGATTCCGCACGCGGCACCCGCACGATGATGTCGATCAGCCGGTCCCGTTCGCGGTAGGTGCCCGCGGTGATCCCATTGGTCGACAGGGCAATCGCATCCGCCACATCGCCGCGCCCGATGCCCACGGCCTGCGCACGGTCCTCGGCATAGACAGGGCGGGTCACAAGCACTTTCTCGCGCCAATCGACATGTTCGGTATGCAGCAGCGGGGTCGCGTCACGCAGGATATCTTCTGCCTGATCGGCCAGATCGCGCAGCACTTCGGGGTCAGGCCCAGAAAAACGCGCCTCGATATCCGACCCGCCACCGGGGCCGAAAATGATCCGCTTGGTCTGCACCTCTGCCCAAGGCAGCGCGTTGATTGCGAACTGGTCAAGCTCGGCGCGCAGGGCGGGGATTGCGTCAGCCGAGGTGGCGCGCACCACCAGCTGCCCGATCGAAGGGTCGCTGTCTCCGGGCGTGTAGGTCAGAACATAGCGCGTCAGGCCGGCACCGATGGTCGTCGTCACAGTGTCCACGTCGTCGCGCGCGAGCAGCCAATCCTCGATAACCGCAAGATCGCGGGAGGTCGACTGGATAGAGCTGCCTTGCTCAGCCTTATATTCAAAGTAGAACAGCGGCGTGTTGGACGCAGGGAAGAACTGCTGTTTGACCTGACCAAAGATCATCACACAGGCCGCCGTGGTGCCGATCAGGCCGGCAAATACCAGCCAGCGGAACCGCAGCACCAGCCTGACAAGGTTGCCATAGCTGCGGAAAATCGGGCCGTTATACCCGCTGTCGTCATCCGCCAGCCCGCCGATCTTCAGCATATAGTGCCCCAGCAAAGGCGTCACAGTCACCGCAACGATCCACGACATCAACAACGAGATCGCGATCACCGCAAAAAGCGAGAACATGAATTCGCCCGTGGCGTCAGGCGACAGACCGATCCCGGCAAAAGCCATGATCCCGATGACCGTGGCACCCAGCAGGGGGATCTGCGTATTCTGCGCCGCTGTATCCGCGGCCGCAACCGAGGGCCGCCCCTTGCGCATTTCCTGTTGCATACCCTCGGCGATGACGATGGCGTTATCCACCAGCATCCCCATCGCGATGATCAAGGCCCCAAGGCTGATCCGTTCAACTTTGACGCCGAACAGATACATGAAGAAGAACGTGGCCAGCACGGTCAGCAAAAGCGATACGCCGACAACAACAGAGGCGCGGACCCCCATGAACAGCGCAAGCACCCCGATCACCACGCCCACGGACATGGCAAGAGACAAAAGGAAGCTGTTGTTGGCTTCGTCCACGACGCGGTGTTGTTCGTAGATCGGCGTGATCTCTACTCCGACGGGAAGGAAGGTCTGCAAGGTCTCAAGCTGCGCTTCGACGCGTTTGCCGACCTCGACGATATTTTCCGATTCCAGTCCCGAAACGCCAAGGGTGAAGACCTCTTGCCCGTCTTGACGCAAAAGGTGGTCGGGGGCGTCCACACGGCCCCGCGACACGGTTGCCACGTCCAGTAGGTTCAGCACCTCGCCCTGAAAGCCGAAGGTCAAGGCGCTGATTTCATTGACACTATCATCGCCCGAGGGACCGTCGATCCGCAGGTTGGTATCGCCAGTTTCGACAAAGCCGGTGGGGTTGATCGCTGTGGATTCACTGATCGCGCCGATGATCACGCTGGGATCAATGCCAAGCTGTGACATCTTTTGCGACGCTGGTTCGACAAAAATCGCCTCTTCCGGCAGCCCGTCGATATCGACGTTGGCAACACCGTCGACCGTCAGCAGGTCACGCCGGATAAAGGTCGCGATCTCCCAGATCTCGGAATCCGAAAAGCCGGGGGCGGAGACGGCATATAGGATACCGAAAACATCGCCAAAATCGTCGTTCACCTGTGACGGATAGGCCCCCGAGGGCAGTGAGCTTGCCGCGTCAGACACACGATCTCGCAGATCATCCCAGACCTGTGGCAGCTCGGTGCCGTCGTATTCATCCTGCATCTCGACTTCGATGACCGACAGCCCGTGGGTATTGCGCGAGGTGACGGTCTTGACCTCGTCCATCTGCTGGATTTCAGCCTCTAGCACCTCAGAGATTTCGGTCGCCACCTCTGCCGCGCTGGCACCGGGATAGGCGGTGGCGACGATGGCGGATTTCAAGGTAAAGCTCGGGTCTTCCAGCTTGCCGACCGACAGGTAGCCAAACACACCCCCAAACAGGGCGAAGAGGATGAAAATCCACGTATAAAGCGGATTTTCAATGGAGAAACGTGCGATTTTCATAGTTTACTCGATGCTCAACCCGTTGAAGGGGCGCACGGTGTCGCCCTCGCGCAGCAGCTGTGTGCCAGCGCCAACAACCAGGGTGCCCGGCTCAATCCCCGTGGCGATGATGTCTGTGCCGGTATTCGAGGACACGTCGACGTTGACCCAGCTGACCTGACCCTGTTCGCCGGTCTCGTCAGGGGTATAGACCATGACCCGCGCCTGATCGTCCGCCATAACCACGGCGGAAGGGGGCAGGGTCGTTGCAGTGTCGTCACCTGCCGCGATCCGCGCGGTCACGCTCATCGATGCGCCGGGGATCAGTTTCGGTGTGACCCGATCAGAGGGGAGCGCCAGTGTCACGCGGTAGCTCTGCCCGATGCTTTGCGTTTCGGCGTTGAACTCGCGCAATTCAAGCGGCACACCACCGGCAAATAGCGGCGACGTGCCGGTAAATTCGACGTCAGCCGCATTTGAATACATCTGGAACATCTGCTCGGGAACGTCGATCTCGACGCGTACTTCCGACATATCATGCAATCGCACGATGGCCTGTCCGGGGGCGACATTGGCATAATTCGGCGTCAGACGCGAGGCGACCAAGGCGCGAAACGGGGCGATCAGCGTCGCGTGGTCCAGCGCCTCGCGGGCCTCGCTCAACGCGATCCGCGCCAGATCGCGGGCGGTTTCCGTGTCTTGCGCCTGTGCCGTGGACACGGCATTGCTTTTGGCCAGCGTTTGCGAGCGTTCGAAATCCCGTTCGGCTTGGGTCAGCTGTACCTCGGCACGCTGCACCGCGCGTTCAAACGGCACCGGATCCAGCGCTGCGATCTGCACGCCTTCTTGCAGGAACTGCCCTTCTTGCGCGTCGAACATCACCATGCGGCCGCCGACCTCGAAAGACAGGTCCACTGTTTCCAGCGCTGCGATCTTGCCGAAAAAGACCCGCTGCACCTGCGACGCGGCACCGCCCGCCTCTATCAATTTGACCGACCTGATCGGCGCGGGCGTGCCCGAGGGGGTCAGGTCTTCTGCGTCTTGTGCAACGAGAGGCGTCGCAAGAGTGGCGCATAAAAGGACGGAAATCAGCTGCTTCATATCAAAGGCCTTTCGAGTACTGGGCGGTACTTACGCGCAGTGACGTACAGTTCAACCCCCCTTGGTACCGTTCAGCACTTTTATTTCACCCATACACGTCCTAGTTCTGCAATATGAATGAAAACGCATCAAAATCGCGAATACTGTCGACAGCGCGCGCCCTGTTCTTCGTCAAAGGCTTTGAAAAAGTCACGACGGACCTTTTGGCGCGCGAGGCTTCTGTGTCCAAGGCGACGATCTACCGCCATTTCGACAATATGTCGGAGATCCTGCAAAATGTGCTCGAGGCCGAGGCAGAGGTTTTTCGCGCCGAGGTGCTGGGAGATATCTCGGACCATCCCGATTTGCGCACCGCGCTGATGTCGTTCGGGCGGAAATTTCTGAGCTTTCTAGGGGAGCAGGATTCGGTCGAGTTTACCTGTCTGATCCACGAGGTCGCCCGCGACTACCCGCAGATCGGGCGCACCTTCTATACCGCCGCCTTCGAGGCGGTTTGCGCCGCCGTTTGCAGTCTGCTGGTGCAAGGGCAGGAAAACGGCGATCTGCGCGACGATTTCGACCCGCGTGATGTCGCCGAAGACCTTATTTCATTGCTCAAGGGCTTTGGCATGGTCCGTGCGCAACTGGGGCTGACGACGCGCCCGTACAAGGATATCGACCAGCATGTCACCCGTGCGGTCGATACCATTCTGGTCGCTTATCGGGCTTCAGACGGGGTCGGGTCGGCGTAATTCGCCACATGCATGATCGCGGCTTGCGTATTGTCGCCGCTGATGTTCAGCTTGGGGCCCAAGGGCAGCGCGCTCATCCCCAGCCGGTTCATCCAGCGTTGGAACACGGCAGGCACGATCCCGATCACATGGGTCGCCCCTTGTTCGGTCGCGGCACGCGCCATGCCCCGGATCAGCTTGGTCTGGATCGCCAGCCGCCGGTGCGCGGGCTCGTTTTTTGACAAAAACAGCCGCGTGGCTTCCCAAACATGGGGCATCACCGGCGCGTCTTCGTAAAGCACATATTCAGGGATATCCGGCAACATACCGCGCTGTGCGTCTTTCAGCATATAGGTATAACAGCCGCATTGCGCCGTGGTGGGCAGTAACCGCACGCCCGCCAGCACCCGGCCGTATTCGTGGATCACGACAGACCGGCTTTGGGGGGTGTCGTACTGGTCAAACTCCATCCCTTCGGTATGGGGCAGATCCCATTCCTTTTGATCGATAAAAACTGATTTGCGTGCTTTTAGAAAATCTGAATAGAGCTGGCCATACCTATACTGGTTGCCGATATGCACCACTGTCTCTTCCAGCCGTGTCGCGTATGACGGCACATCACTCTCAACGGGTCGTGTCTGAAGAGCGGCCTGAACCGAAGGCTCCAGCTGGATCGTCTCTGCGCGCTGGTGCGATTTTGCGTTCTGGATACCCATTGTTCTTTGCCCAAAGCTCCGCTCAAGTAACGAAAAAGTTAACAAAATGCATACAGCCACGGTTCTGCCATGATCGCAACAAATTTTCCACCAATAGTTGAGGTGTATCGTAGTGAAATATCAGCAGATTCGTTTGGCGCTCGATTCCGCGCCAGGCTGACGGAGGAAGCGCAACATGGAAGCAATTGACAATGTTAATTTGCCTCAGGCCCGCCCGGTTCTAAGCCGGCTGCGGGATTATGCGCTTGTGGGCAGCCGTGCGTTTGGCCAGCGGGCGATCATCTATACCGCAGCTATTGCTTTGGCAGGCTATTACTATGAACTGAGGGTCGCGCTGTTTTTCTTTTTCGCGATCGGCCTATGCGAAATCTATGACATCGTCGTGCTGCGCTACATCCTGCGCAACACCCGGTCCAAGACCCTGAAGATCCGCAAATCGCTGTTCCACATCTACATGACCACGGCGCTCAGTGCGACGACGATTGCGATGTTCTGCATCTCGATCGCGATCCAGCAGGGCGTGGGAAACAGCCACTTTCTGCCGCTTTTCCTGTTAATTTCCGCCTCTATCTTCGCGGCGATGAACAACCACCAGTTTTTGTATGTGCTGGGGTTTCGGCTGGCGATCTACATCGGGGCGATCCTCTACATCCCGATCCGCGATGTTGTCGTGGCGCGCCCGTCGCTGGACTCTGAAATCTGGCTGAACCTCTTTACCGCGCTGTTTGTTCTGGGCTTCGTATTCGAACTCGCCCGGACCTTCATCAAGGGGTATTCCGCGCTGATGAAGAACCGCCTGGCGCTTCAGACAGAGAACAAGAATGCCCTCGCCGCAAGCGAGGCCAAGACCCGTTTCCTGTCCACCGTCAGCCACGAATTGCGCACGCCGCTCACGTCGATCCGCGGTGCGCTTGACCTGATCAACGCAGGGTCAGCGGGAGAGGTGCCGGACAAAATGTCGCGGCTGCTCGATATCGCGACGCGCAACTCGAACCGTCTGGGGGATCTGGTCGGGGATTTGCTGCTTTTGCAATCTGCGGATGTGGGGAAATTCTCGCTTGATCTGGGTAACGTGGATCTGGCCGAGGTCGTGAACACGGCCGCCCATTCGTTCCAGCCCTATGCCAGCCGCTTTGGCGTCGCGGTAGAGATCAACGTCGCCGCAGACCAGCCCATCGTGCGCGGCGACAAGAAACGGCTCGATCAGGTGATCGTGAACCTGCTGTCCAATGCCGCCAAATTCTCGGAAGCGGGGGGCACGATCCGTGTGGGGCTCAAACGCGAGGACGAGAACCTCGTGATTTCGGTCGCGGATCAGGGCATCGGGATTCCCGAAGGCAGCGAAAGCGTCATCTTCGAGGAATTTGGCCAGATCGATTCAAGCGATCAGCGCAAGTTCCAGGGTACGGGTCTTGGCCTGTCTATCTCGAAACGTATCGTGGATGCCCACGGCGGCAGCATCGCCTATAAAAGCAAGCTCGGCGTGGGCACCACCTTCTGTGTTGTGCTCAAGGCAGCGGATGCGGCCAAGGCGGTTAAGCCCGAAAGCTATTCGACCGCCGCCTGATCTACCGGCACGGCCCGCAACATCAGCGGGCCATCGGGCCGCATGGTAAAGGTCAGGTTCGGGGGCGCGACAGGGTGGTCCGTCAGTTCAAAAGACGCCCGCCGCAGAGCCGAGGCAAGCAGCACCATAATCTCTGTCTCGGCATATTGCGCCCCGATGCAGATGCGCGGCCCGTCCCCAAAAGGAATATACTGTCCGCGCGGGTACTTACGGTCCAGAAACCGGTCGTGCTGATAAAGTGCGGCGTTGTCCCACAGCAGCTCGTTCCGGTGCAGCGCATAGACCGGGAACATGATCACGTCGCCCTTTTTGAACGTCACATCCTTGATCGTCACCTCATCCGTCGCATCACGGGCGAACAGGGCGCCTGCGGGGTACATCCGCAGGGTTTCACGCACATGCGCGTGCAGCTTGGGCATCTTGGGCAAATCGTGAAAGCCGATGGGCCCGTCACCGCAGGCCTCCATCACCTCGGCGCGCAGATCGGTCTGTACCTCGGGGTGCATCGCCAGCAGATACAGCCCCCAAGCGATTGTATTGGCCGAGGTTTCATAGCCCGCCGCGACAAAGGTCAGCAGGTTATCGACCGTCGTTTCTACATCTTCCTTATCCGTCTCAAGCGCCTCGATCAGCAGGTCAAGAAAATCGACCGCCTCTGCATGGCGCTGCGCGCGGCGGTTGGCGATCACGTCATGGGTCAACTGCCGCAGATCACGGATCGCTTTCTTGCTGCGCAGCCATTTCAGACGGGGCACCCACTTCGGCAGCCCCATCAGATCGAACAGCGACATATAGCTGATATAGTCGGTGAACCGTCGCATCCCCTGACGGACATCCTGCTTGGACACGGCCTCGTTCCCCGAGAACATCACCCGCGAGATATTGGTGAGCGTCGCCTCTTGCGCCGCATCCGATACATCGACTTCGCCCGCCGTGCGCGCAAAGAAATCCGCCAGCTCGTCGCCGGTCTGGGCAAAATGTCGGGTCAGCACGGGCAGGTTGCGCGCGGCAAAAAGCGGGGCATAGCGATGCCGTTGCGCGCGCCATTTCTCGCCTTCCGACAGGATCATGCCGTTGCCGACCACGGGGCCGATGACGTTATGTGTAAACTCCGCCTTGGGAAAGCGACGCCCGACACCGGCCAGCAGTTCGGTCACCATATCGGGGTCACAGACATAGTGGATCTTGGCCGGCCCTTTCAGATAGCTTTGCGTGCGCGTCGCATCGGGGATCACCGAAAAAATATTCTTCCCCGCTTTTTTGGCAAAGTCGATCAGCCCGACATCGGCCTTGGCCAGATCCGCCTCCACAGGGATCGGGTGCGCCGGTGTCGCCCCATCGGGCGCAGGCATATTCTGTGTATTCATTGTCGTCTCCTTGCCGGCCCACGGGTGGCGTTTATCACACCGGTGTTTCTAGCAGGGAAACAATGATTAATTCTATCTAAAGTTACGCGCCAACGCGAAACGTCAGGTCGCAGAGGTCCTGATGCTGTGGCTGCGTAAATGTGCGGCAGCGTCGGCGCGGGTCATTTTGCCTTGGGCCAGTTCCACCATCATATCGGCGTGTTCCTGATCCACAGCGGCCTGCAGCTCGTATCCGTTCTGGTCCAGAAAATCGCTGGCGACAAAGAAAGCTGTGCGCTTGTTTCCATCGACAAAAGCGTGGTTGCGGGCGATGGCTTCGGCATAGCAGGCGGCCAGTTCAAAAAGCGATTTTTCGCCAAAGGCATATAAGTTCATCGGGCGGGCCAGTGCGGATTCCAGTAGGTCACCATCGCGCAACCCGCGCGCGCCGCCCGCCAGCTCCAGAACGCAATCATGCATGTATTCAACAAGTTCGCGGGTGACCCAGCGGGGCTCCGTCATCGTTTGGCGAGTTCCAGTATCGTGCTGCGATGCCGTTCAAGCCCGCGCGCCACGCGGTCTTTATCCTGCGCGGTCACACCTTCGGTCAGGGCGGTCAGGCGACGGTATTCATCCGCTGACAACAGCACCAGACGGTCACGTTGATGGCTGGTGATGATGACAGGCTCGCTCATCGCCGCATCGCTGAATGCGCCGATGTTGTTCTTGAATTCGGTGGCGGTGACACGTGTCATGGGGCTCTCCTGTAGCGTCACCGCACAATATAGGCAAAATGGACATTTTGTCCATATGGGCCGTGGTCACAGCTTTGGCTAAATCGCTAAGGCAAGACCAGCTCTTCCCCGTTCTGCCAGCTTTGCGCCAGCGCCTTTGCCTCACCCTTTTGCTGGGGTGCCAACTGTTGGCCCATTTGCATCAATCGTTCTTCGGGCGCATCCAGCGCGCCGTCGCGGTCATAGGCCATCGCGGTATCCTGCAACGCCCATGCGGTCACGGGGTCCGGTGTGACACTGATCCCTTCGGCATAGAAATGCGCGAGCTTGGCAAGGGATCGGGGCTCTCCGCGTTCGGCGGCGGCACGGTACCAGCGCGCGGCCTCTGCCGGATCGGCGGGGCGGCCCTGACCGTTTTCATACAGCAAACCTACGTTCAGATAGGCAACGGGTTCGCCGTATTCCGCAGCTTGCTGATACCAGACCATCGCCTCGTCAAAGTCCTGCTGCACACCGCGTCCAAGCGCATAGTGCTTACCCATGTTGACCTGCGCAGCGGGGACGCCATTGCGCGCTGCCTCATAGTACCAGCCGACGGCTTTCTCGTCATCCTGCGAGGTGCCAAGCCCCTCGGCATAGAGGTTGCCCAGATTAATCTGCGCGGGGGCATAGCCTTGTTCTGCCGCGAGCCGATACCATTCAAGCGCTTGGCCGTGGTCCTGCTTTACCCCGACGCCGTGGTTGGCCATCCACCCCAGCGAATATTGCGCGTCAGCCAGACCCTGTTCCGCCGAGGCACGCAAAAGCTGCTGTGCTTCTTCGGGGGCCGCCTCGCCGCCGCGACCTTCCAGCAACAGGATGCCCAAGCGGTATTGGCCCATAGCATTGCCTTGCTCTGCCGCTTTACGATACCAGGCGCGGGCCTCTGCATCGCTTTGCGCTGTGCCTTCGCCCAGTTCATGCATGTTGCCCAGACTGAACTGCGCCTTGTCAAACCCTTGGGCCGCAGCGCGGGTGAAATAGTCGAACGCGGTTTTCGCGTCGGGGTCGACGCCTTGCCCAAAGCGGTAGGACACGCCCAGAGAGTTCAACCCGCAGGGGTTGTTCTGCTCGGCAGACTTCTTGGCCCATGCGACGGAATCATCAAAGCTTTGCGGCACACCATCACCGCCGCGGTAGTACAGGCGGCCGACCTGACATTGCGCCTCGGCGTCGCCCTGTTCGGCCAGCGGCAGCAGCAGCTCCAGCGCGTGGGTATAATCGCCTTGCTCGAACGCGGCCATGCCGTCCTGCACGGTCTGGGCCTGCGCGGCCACGGGCATCACCGCGGCGAGAATAGTACGGCCAAACCAGCTTCGTTTTGTTTTATCTGCCATCGAAAGGGTCCTTCTAGTCGGGTGGGCAGCCTGCTGCCTTTTCGCGTTTTCGTAACGCGTGTCCCCTATCGATGCACGCCGGCACCCCGCCAAATCTCGGCGGAAAATTGCGTGTTTCTGCTGTGGCTTAGGCCGTGGTGCCCCGACCGGCAAAGACCCGCGCGCGGGCGCGGGGGTGATTGGCAAAAAGGATACCCATGGGTAACTTTAGGCAGGTGCCGCAGAGGCCCGACGTGACGCGCGCTGCGAGACGAAGGCGCAGACCAGAAGCTGCGAGATGTGGTAGATCATCAGCGGCAAAACGATGGCCCCGACCAGATCGGGCGCAAAAAGCGCCGTGGCAATGGGCAACCCGCTGGCAAGGCTTTTGGTGGACCCGCAGTAGAACAGCACCGCGCGATCCGCGTCGGGCATCCCCGTCGCCTTGCCAAGGGCGATCATCGACCACATGCCCACGGCCAGAAACAGCCAGACCACAGCAAAGAGCAGCATCAGCGTGGTGACGGGAATAGCGGACCAAAGGCCCGAGACTGTGCCCGCGCTGAAGGCAGAGTAGATGATCAGCATGATCGACCCGCGGTCCACGATCATGGTCAGCAGCTTGTGGCGTTGCACAAACCCGCCCACCAGCGGACGCATTACCTGCCCGACGATGAAAGGCAGCAAGATCTGCACGCCGATTTTGCCGATGGCATCCAGACTGACGCCGCCGTCGCCCTGATGCAGCAGCAAGGTCACCAGCACCGGCGTCAGA from the Sulfitobacter pontiacus genome contains:
- a CDS encoding C4-dicarboxylate TRAP transporter substrate-binding protein; its protein translation is MTYKSSVAVTALVAAVAIAGQASAKERLNFAYGYPNNSAIGLAVDAYAEAVAERSDGEVDVTGFAMSLLSLPETSPGVRDGLADVGFVLPPYYPAEYSTNLFLHEMNLLVNLVEEPTGKEPLAFTGAMVEYTFTKCPECLEEYSAQNQVYTGGGVTPLYNLLCKDVKVTSVEDLNGLRLRAGGAGFVRFAEAFGAQGVRLPVSEAYEALDQGIIDCAMLSAPELTNYNLHEVVTDITLAVPGGVFAGVSSANVNADRWKGMDDAAREALLWGGSQMTAHTTWNFYTDDATAIEHARGAGINIHEPDAELLAAVKEFSRQDLKTVSALFKDTYDVARADEIAADFEPLLAKWNDLVVDVDSADALNQVIWDQVISKVDPATYAQ
- a CDS encoding TetR/AcrR family transcriptional regulator, whose amino-acid sequence is MDEHIDDDTLTDATEGAAPKHDSRREIIEAAAQCFMLKGLDKATMDDIADVLGATKGRVYHHFRSKNAIYFAVYRQAMQYCFDAVTPLISLNTSNISKLELMAHAHARVMMDTLPYQRSIRLGVEVYLRGSTTEAERAVLRELITLRNDYENLYREVLRAGVAQGELDVPNIEIASRALMGALNGLVDWYRIRPDQSEAERDALARALAHAVVHGTTA
- a CDS encoding efflux RND transporter permease subunit, which produces MKIARFSIENPLYTWIFILFALFGGVFGYLSVGKLEDPSFTLKSAIVATAYPGASAAEVATEISEVLEAEIQQMDEVKTVTSRNTHGLSVIEVEMQDEYDGTELPQVWDDLRDRVSDAASSLPSGAYPSQVNDDFGDVFGILYAVSAPGFSDSEIWEIATFIRRDLLTVDGVANVDIDGLPEEAIFVEPASQKMSQLGIDPSVIIGAISESTAINPTGFVETGDTNLRIDGPSGDDSVNEISALTFGFQGEVLNLLDVATVSRGRVDAPDHLLRQDGQEVFTLGVSGLESENIVEVGKRVEAQLETLQTFLPVGVEITPIYEQHRVVDEANNSFLLSLAMSVGVVIGVLALFMGVRASVVVGVSLLLTVLATFFFMYLFGVKVERISLGALIIAMGMLVDNAIVIAEGMQQEMRKGRPSVAAADTAAQNTQIPLLGATVIGIMAFAGIGLSPDATGEFMFSLFAVIAISLLMSWIVAVTVTPLLGHYMLKIGGLADDDSGYNGPIFRSYGNLVRLVLRFRWLVFAGLIGTTAACVMIFGQVKQQFFPASNTPLFYFEYKAEQGSSIQSTSRDLAVIEDWLLARDDVDTVTTTIGAGLTRYVLTYTPGDSDPSIGQLVVRATSADAIPALRAELDQFAINALPWAEVQTKRIIFGPGGGSDIEARFSGPDPEVLRDLADQAEDILRDATPLLHTEHVDWREKVLVTRPVYAEDRAQAVGIGRGDVADAIALSTNGITAGTYRERDRLIDIIVRVPRAESASNGQLPDQIVYSAALGDYLPLSQVIDGFKVTAENAVIERRNRVQTITVQANVIEGVTPPTVFPQIRPLIEEIELPVGYTLEWGGEFENAGDAQASLGKQMPLSFGTMLLITILLFGKLRQTAVIWTIVPMAINGAALGLLFSGLAFSFTALLGLLSLSGMLIKNAIVLVEEIDVQKENGLNQHDAIVTASVSRLRPVVLAAVTTILGMVPLLADSFFAAMAVTIMGGLGFASVLTLIGVPALYHTYLAKERRADAAAKPA
- a CDS encoding efflux RND transporter periplasmic adaptor subunit — protein: MKQLISVLLCATLATPLVAQDAEDLTPSGTPAPIRSVKLIEAGGAASQVQRVFFGKIAALETVDLSFEVGGRMVMFDAQEGQFLQEGVQIAALDPVPFERAVQRAEVQLTQAERDFERSQTLAKSNAVSTAQAQDTETARDLARIALSEAREALDHATLIAPFRALVASRLTPNYANVAPGQAIVRLHDMSEVRVEIDVPEQMFQMYSNAADVEFTGTSPLFAGGVPLELREFNAETQSIGQSYRVTLALPSDRVTPKLIPGASMSVTARIAAGDDTATTLPPSAVVMADDQARVMVYTPDETGEQGQVSWVNVDVSSNTGTDIIATGIEPGTLVVGAGTQLLREGDTVRPFNGLSIE
- a CDS encoding TetR/AcrR family transcriptional regulator, with translation MNENASKSRILSTARALFFVKGFEKVTTDLLAREASVSKATIYRHFDNMSEILQNVLEAEAEVFRAEVLGDISDHPDLRTALMSFGRKFLSFLGEQDSVEFTCLIHEVARDYPQIGRTFYTAAFEAVCAAVCSLLVQGQENGDLRDDFDPRDVAEDLISLLKGFGMVRAQLGLTTRPYKDIDQHVTRAVDTILVAYRASDGVGSA
- a CDS encoding acyl-homoserine-lactone synthase codes for the protein MGIQNAKSHQRAETIQLEPSVQAALQTRPVESDVPSYATRLEETVVHIGNQYRYGQLYSDFLKARKSVFIDQKEWDLPHTEGMEFDQYDTPQSRSVVIHEYGRVLAGVRLLPTTAQCGCYTYMLKDAQRGMLPDIPEYVLYEDAPVMPHVWEATRLFLSKNEPAHRRLAIQTKLIRGMARAATEQGATHVIGIVPAVFQRWMNRLGMSALPLGPKLNISGDNTQAAIMHVANYADPTPSEAR